From Pseudomonas poae, the proteins below share one genomic window:
- a CDS encoding tartrate dehydrogenase, producing the protein MSAYKIAAVPGDGIGVEVIAAGVEVLQALSKKSGFELDFKHFDWNSDNYLKNGYYIPEGGLEELKTFDAIFFGAVGALNVPDHISLWGLRLPICQGFDQYANVRPARVLPGVKSPLLNGDQIDWVVVRENSEGEYSGNGGRVHRGLPEEVATEVSVFTRAGVERIHRFAFELAQSRPRKHLTMVTKSNAQRHGMVLWDEIFYEVAKDFPDVKIDKELVDAVTTRMVLKPSTLDVIVATNLHADILSDLAAALSGSLGIAPTANLNPSRRFPSMFEPIHGSAFDITGKGVANPIATFWTAAMMLEHLGEPVAAKQLMSAIEAVTESGLHTPDLGGNATTRQITDAVIALINR; encoded by the coding sequence ATGAGCGCCTACAAAATTGCTGCAGTTCCTGGTGACGGTATCGGTGTTGAAGTGATCGCCGCAGGTGTCGAGGTGCTGCAAGCCTTGTCGAAAAAGTCCGGTTTCGAACTGGATTTCAAACACTTCGACTGGAACTCGGACAACTACCTGAAAAATGGTTATTACATCCCGGAAGGTGGTCTGGAAGAGCTGAAAACCTTCGACGCGATTTTCTTCGGTGCTGTCGGTGCACTCAACGTACCGGATCACATTTCGCTGTGGGGCCTGCGCCTGCCGATCTGCCAAGGCTTCGACCAGTACGCCAACGTACGCCCGGCTCGCGTGCTGCCTGGGGTCAAAAGCCCGCTGCTCAACGGTGATCAGATTGACTGGGTGGTGGTGCGTGAAAACTCCGAAGGCGAGTACTCCGGCAACGGTGGTCGCGTGCACCGGGGCTTGCCGGAAGAAGTCGCCACCGAAGTGTCGGTGTTCACCCGCGCCGGGGTCGAGCGCATCCACCGCTTCGCCTTCGAACTGGCACAAAGCCGCCCACGTAAACACCTGACTATGGTCACCAAGTCCAACGCCCAGCGGCACGGCATGGTGCTGTGGGACGAGATTTTCTACGAAGTTGCCAAGGACTTCCCGGATGTGAAGATCGACAAGGAACTGGTCGACGCCGTGACCACGCGCATGGTGCTCAAGCCCTCGACGCTGGACGTGATAGTCGCCACCAACCTGCACGCCGACATCCTGTCCGATCTGGCCGCCGCGCTGTCGGGCAGCCTGGGCATCGCGCCGACCGCCAACCTGAATCCGTCGCGCCGCTTCCCTTCGATGTTCGAGCCGATCCACGGCTCGGCCTTCGACATCACGGGCAAGGGTGTGGCTAACCCGATCGCGACCTTCTGGACTGCGGCGATGATGCTCGAGCACCTCGGCGAACCCGTTGCGGCCAAGCAGTTGATGTCGGCCATTGAAGCCGTCACTGAAAGTGGCCTGCACACCCCGGATCTGGGCGGCAACGCCACCACGCGGCAGATCACCGACGCTGTGATTGCCCTGATCAACCGCTGA
- a CDS encoding LysR family transcriptional regulator, which translates to MSQTLDLSFFYLLANKGSLAATARELGVTPPAVSKRLTALEARLGIRLVNRTTRSMSLTSEGEVYFSHAARILTQIDEVEQLLGSSRATPKGLIRVNASLGFGRRYIGPALGAFFAQYPEVEIQLEITDHPLDLTTHGFDLGIRFGTLPDAAFHARKIASNRRLLCASPLYLEKHGVPQRLADLQQHNCIFLRQNETPYGVWSFTHGGRTQNIKVRGALGCNDGEVALNWALEGYGILLRAEWDIARYVRSGRLRLVLEDQSPTRADVYAVYPQQLHLSARVRSLIDFLVERFKQIDHLDEAQAGLR; encoded by the coding sequence ATGAGCCAGACCCTGGATTTGTCTTTTTTCTACCTGCTGGCCAACAAAGGCAGCCTCGCCGCGACGGCGCGAGAACTGGGTGTGACACCGCCGGCGGTGAGCAAACGCCTGACCGCGCTGGAAGCACGCCTGGGCATACGCCTGGTCAACCGCACCACGCGCTCGATGAGCCTGACCTCGGAAGGTGAAGTGTATTTCTCGCATGCTGCGCGCATCCTGACGCAGATCGATGAGGTCGAGCAGTTGCTCGGCAGCAGTCGGGCGACCCCCAAAGGGCTGATTCGGGTCAATGCCTCGCTCGGGTTCGGGCGGCGCTACATCGGCCCGGCGCTGGGCGCATTCTTCGCGCAGTACCCGGAGGTGGAAATACAGCTGGAAATCACCGACCACCCACTCGACCTGACCACCCATGGCTTTGACCTGGGGATTCGTTTCGGCACGCTGCCGGACGCGGCCTTTCATGCGCGCAAGATCGCCTCCAATCGTCGCCTGTTATGCGCCTCGCCCTTGTATCTGGAAAAGCACGGCGTGCCCCAGCGCCTGGCGGATTTACAGCAACACAACTGCATCTTCCTGCGCCAGAACGAAACGCCCTATGGGGTGTGGAGCTTCACCCACGGCGGTCGTACCCAAAACATCAAAGTACGCGGAGCCCTGGGCTGCAACGACGGCGAAGTGGCCCTGAACTGGGCGTTGGAAGGTTACGGCATACTCCTTCGCGCCGAATGGGACATCGCCCGTTACGTACGCAGCGGCCGCTTGCGGTTGGTGCTGGAGGACCAGAGCCCTACCCGCGCAGATGTGTATGCGGTGTATCCGCAACAGTTGCACCTGTCAGCGCGTGTGCGCAGCCTGATTGATTTTCTGGTCGAGCGTTTCAAGCAGATCGATCATCTGGATGAAGCACAAGCAGGTCTGCGCTAA
- a CDS encoding DUF2790 domain-containing protein: MNIRILSLILLFTATGAFAAGSNNRPALDIQHVVSTTPVPGSCQVEPATLVYLDSQGVSHTVTYTVMGTCQGGV; this comes from the coding sequence ATGAACATCCGAATTCTCAGCCTTATCCTGCTCTTCACCGCCACCGGCGCTTTCGCCGCCGGCAGCAATAACCGCCCGGCGCTGGATATCCAGCACGTGGTTTCCACCACTCCGGTACCGGGCAGTTGCCAGGTGGAGCCGGCGACCCTGGTGTATCTCGACAGCCAGGGCGTCAGCCACACCGTCACTTATACGGTGATGGGCACCTGCCAGGGCGGGGTTTAA